A window from Flavobacterium sp. 83 encodes these proteins:
- a CDS encoding type III polyketide synthase — protein MSVKIQTVAKQLPKYSRTTEEIIPFLDAWLVGQDERFIRKVKKIFEGAAVDKRYSIMDPIEVFTKTSFEERNDIYVREVINLGEKVLEKALKKANWNPEDLDYIITVSCTGIMIPSLDAYLINKLKLRQDIVRLPVTEMGCAAGISGIIYAKNFLQANPGKRAAVIAVESPTATFQLDDYSMANIVSAAIFGDGAACVLLSSHQDDEGPEILAEEMYHFYDNIQMMGFKLTNSGLQMVLDIEVPETIASHFPDIINPFLEKNKETIETIDHLIFHPGGKKIVQTVEGLFSDLGKNIDDTKEVLRLYGNMSSATVLYVLERIIDSKPKKGEKGLMLSFGPGFSAQRVLLQF, from the coding sequence ATGAGTGTAAAAATACAAACAGTTGCAAAACAATTACCAAAATACTCCAGAACAACGGAAGAAATCATTCCATTTTTGGATGCTTGGTTAGTAGGACAAGATGAGCGTTTCATTAGAAAAGTAAAGAAAATTTTTGAAGGTGCAGCTGTTGATAAACGCTATTCTATTATGGATCCAATTGAAGTCTTTACGAAAACTTCTTTTGAGGAAAGAAATGATATTTATGTACGCGAAGTAATTAATTTAGGCGAAAAAGTATTAGAAAAAGCATTAAAAAAAGCTAATTGGAATCCCGAAGATTTAGATTACATCATTACGGTGAGTTGTACCGGAATTATGATTCCTTCATTAGATGCTTATTTGATTAATAAATTGAAGTTACGCCAAGATATTGTTAGGCTTCCAGTAACTGAAATGGGTTGTGCTGCCGGGATTTCGGGAATTATTTATGCTAAAAATTTTTTGCAGGCGAATCCAGGAAAACGTGCTGCAGTTATTGCGGTAGAAAGTCCGACTGCGACATTTCAATTAGACGATTATTCGATGGCCAATATTGTAAGCGCAGCTATTTTTGGTGATGGTGCAGCTTGCGTTTTGCTTTCTTCCCATCAGGATGACGAAGGTCCAGAAATACTAGCCGAAGAAATGTACCATTTTTATGACAACATTCAGATGATGGGTTTTAAACTCACGAACTCAGGTTTGCAGATGGTATTGGATATTGAAGTTCCTGAAACCATTGCATCACATTTTCCTGATATTATTAATCCATTTTTAGAAAAGAATAAGGAAACTATAGAAACTATCGATCATTTAATTTTTCATCCTGGAGGTAAAAAAATTGTTCAAACGGTTGAAGGTTTATTTTCGGATTTGGGAAAAAACATCGATGATACAAAAGAAGTGTTGCGATTGTATGGAAACATGTCAAGTGCGACTGTTTTATATGTTTTAGAACGAATTATCGACAGTAAACCTAAAAAAGGAGAAAAAGGATTGATGTTGAGTTTTGGTCCGGGATTTTCGGCACAACGTGTTTTATTGCAGTTTTAG
- a CDS encoding 3-hydroxyacyl-ACP dehydratase FabZ family protein, with protein sequence MRKEEIISKLPYSKPFLFVDELVRIDENGVEGNYTFDESLDFYKGHFKDNPVTPGVILTEVMAQIGLACLGIFLLNDSFNKNTSIALTSTEIEFLKPVFPNEKVIVISEKIYFRFGKLKCKVKILNKKGELVCTGTIAGMIV encoded by the coding sequence ATGAGAAAAGAAGAAATCATATCAAAATTACCCTATTCTAAACCTTTTTTGTTTGTAGATGAGCTTGTACGAATTGACGAAAATGGGGTAGAAGGAAACTATACCTTTGACGAATCGTTAGATTTTTATAAAGGGCATTTTAAAGATAATCCGGTAACTCCAGGTGTAATTTTAACTGAAGTTATGGCGCAAATTGGGTTAGCTTGTTTAGGGATTTTTTTATTAAATGATTCATTTAATAAAAACACTTCAATTGCTTTAACATCAACAGAAATAGAGTTTTTAAAACCTGTATTTCCAAATGAAAAAGTAATTGTTATTTCAGAAAAAATATATTTTAGATTTGGAAAATTAAAATGCAAAGTGAAGATACTAAATAAAAAGGGAGAATTGGTTTGTACAGGAACAATCGCGGGAATGATAGTTTAG
- a CDS encoding beta-ketoacyl synthase, which yields MKKRVVITGLGVVAPNGVGLDAFTHAIKNGISGIKHDTELERLQFSCQIAGKPEISTELALQYFSELELRNFNSTGILYGVIAGIDAWKDAGLSLEINEEPDWDSGTIFGAGTSGIDKFRESIYKIDDFQTRRLGSTAVVQTMNSGVSAYLAGKLGLGNQVTTNSSACTTGTESILMAYERIKSGRAKRILAGSTSDSGPYIWGGFDAMKVCTFKHNENPEQGSRPMSESASGFVPGSGAGALVLEDLESALARGAKIYAEILGGNVNSGGQRGLGTMTAPNPIAVQKCIKNAIENAGISANDIDAINGHLTATSKDSLEIQNWSEALDRKEKDFPYINSLKSMVGHCLSGAGSIESVASILQLDEGFIFPNINCADLNPEITALIDESRIPIRLIEKEINIIAKASFGFGDVNGCVIFKKYI from the coding sequence ATGAAAAAACGTGTCGTAATTACAGGACTTGGTGTTGTTGCTCCAAACGGAGTAGGACTTGACGCTTTTACTCATGCTATAAAAAATGGCATTTCGGGAATCAAACATGATACAGAATTAGAAAGATTGCAATTTTCTTGTCAGATTGCGGGGAAACCTGAAATTTCTACTGAATTAGCATTACAGTATTTTTCGGAATTAGAATTGAGAAATTTCAATTCAACGGGAATTTTATATGGTGTTATTGCTGGAATTGATGCATGGAAAGATGCGGGTTTATCATTAGAAATTAATGAAGAACCGGATTGGGATAGTGGAACTATTTTTGGGGCAGGAACATCAGGAATTGATAAATTTCGAGAAAGCATTTATAAAATAGACGATTTTCAAACCCGAAGATTAGGAAGTACAGCCGTGGTACAAACAATGAATAGCGGTGTGAGTGCCTACTTAGCAGGAAAATTAGGATTAGGAAACCAAGTCACTACAAATTCTTCTGCATGTACAACAGGAACCGAAAGTATTTTGATGGCGTATGAGCGTATAAAATCAGGGCGGGCAAAACGTATTTTGGCTGGAAGTACAAGTGATTCTGGACCCTATATTTGGGGTGGATTTGATGCTATGAAAGTCTGTACTTTTAAACATAATGAAAATCCGGAACAAGGCTCAAGGCCAATGTCTGAAAGTGCATCAGGTTTTGTTCCAGGAAGTGGAGCAGGAGCTTTAGTCTTGGAAGATTTAGAAAGTGCATTGGCACGAGGTGCTAAAATCTACGCAGAAATTTTGGGAGGAAATGTAAATTCTGGTGGTCAACGCGGTTTAGGAACTATGACTGCTCCAAATCCCATAGCCGTTCAAAAATGTATTAAAAATGCCATTGAAAATGCTGGAATTTCTGCCAATGATATTGACGCTATAAATGGACATTTAACAGCCACATCCAAAGATAGTTTAGAAATTCAGAATTGGAGTGAAGCTTTGGACAGGAAAGAAAAAGATTTCCCCTATATAAACTCCTTGAAATCAATGGTTGGACATTGCTTATCAGGAGCAGGGAGTATAGAAAGTGTGGCCTCAATATTGCAATTAGATGAAGGATTTATTTTCCCGAATATTAATTGCGCTGATTTAAACCCTGAAATTACCGCTCTGATTGACGAATCAAGAATTCCGATACGATTGATTGAAAAAGAGATAAATATTATTGCCAAAGCCAGTTTTGGTTTTGGAGATGTGAACGGTTGTGTAATTTTTAAAAAGTATATTTAG
- a CDS encoding acyl carrier protein has protein sequence MDKQEIIEKLKNIIKPYVQNKVAFDNLTEDTDFINDLKINSANLVDVILDIEEEFNIIIDNESMEKMLDLKAAMAIIETKLAEK, from the coding sequence ATGGACAAACAAGAAATAATTGAGAAATTAAAAAATATTATTAAGCCTTATGTTCAAAATAAAGTGGCTTTTGATAATCTTACCGAGGACACTGATTTTATTAATGATTTAAAAATAAATTCCGCTAATTTGGTTGATGTGATTTTAGATATTGAAGAAGAATTTAATATTATAATCGATAATGAATCTATGGAAAAAATGCTTGATTTGAAAGCAGCTATGGCGATAATTGAAACAAAATTAGCTGAAAAGTGA
- a CDS encoding 4'-phosphopantetheinyl transferase superfamily protein, protein MIGNDIIDLALAKKESNWKRKGFLDKIFTPKEQLLIFNVINPEVMVWNLWSRKEAAYKIYNRETGIRAFFPLQLECHYESETLGTVTCNGNTYFTHTIISEEFIHSIAVAKKEYFNAIKSLNTKTKISKINGIPFIIDSQTQKASPVSISHHGRFWEGIKLSN, encoded by the coding sequence GTGATTGGAAACGACATTATAGATTTGGCTTTAGCCAAAAAAGAAAGCAATTGGAAACGGAAAGGATTTTTAGATAAAATCTTTACTCCAAAAGAGCAGTTATTAATTTTTAATGTCATTAATCCTGAAGTTATGGTTTGGAATTTATGGAGCAGGAAAGAAGCTGCTTATAAAATCTATAATAGGGAAACAGGAATTAGGGCATTTTTCCCTTTGCAATTAGAGTGCCATTATGAGAGTGAAACTTTAGGGACTGTTACCTGTAATGGAAATACATATTTTACACATACGATTATTTCAGAGGAATTTATTCATTCTATTGCAGTTGCAAAAAAAGAATATTTTAATGCAATAAAGAGTTTAAATACTAAAACTAAAATCAGTAAAATAAATGGAATTCCTTTTATAATTGATAGTCAAACCCAAAAAGCTAGCCCGGTTTCGATTAGTCATCATGGGCGTTTTTGGGAAGGAATAAAGTTGTCCAATTGA
- a CDS encoding PolC-type DNA polymerase III, producing the protein MLDWLKNINKEHPEFWKTYISKFEKKPNRFVILSTETSGLNPTKDVILSIGSFAVVNNSVIIGDSFEAVLLQYKFLHDNGLSNEFIVESKMKKLGESEAIQSLIVFIGNAVLVGHHIDFDVEMINAALERLDCGRLKNEALDIDVMYRKLLDINDRQFSLDELCTIFKIPKSDRNSSSEDAYKIALLFLKLKSRLGIK; encoded by the coding sequence ATGTTAGACTGGCTTAAAAATATTAATAAAGAACACCCAGAATTTTGGAAAACGTATATTTCAAAATTTGAAAAAAAACCGAATCGTTTTGTTATTTTATCAACTGAAACTTCAGGCTTAAATCCTACTAAAGACGTTATTTTATCGATCGGTTCTTTTGCGGTAGTCAATAACAGTGTTATTATTGGAGATAGTTTTGAAGCGGTTTTATTACAATATAAATTTTTACACGATAACGGACTTTCTAATGAGTTTATAGTTGAAAGTAAAATGAAAAAGCTTGGAGAATCTGAAGCAATCCAGTCTTTAATAGTTTTTATAGGAAATGCAGTTTTAGTGGGACACCATATCGATTTTGATGTAGAAATGATTAATGCAGCTCTTGAAAGATTAGATTGTGGTCGATTAAAAAATGAAGCTTTAGATATAGATGTAATGTATCGAAAACTTCTGGATATAAACGACCGCCAATTTTCTTTGGACGAATTGTGTACTATTTTCAAAATTCCAAAAAGCGATAGAAATTCTTCTTCTGAGGATGCTTACAAAATTGCTTTACTCTTTTTAAAATTAAAATCTAGATTGGGGATAAAGTAA
- a CDS encoding DUF294 nucleotidyltransferase-like domain-containing protein, whose product MNTIAEHIADFLKEYPPFNHLTFQELSEIATNIRVVNLEKHKVLFQINDVLHDSFYVVASGVINLSVIADAEETLLNKCHEGDIFGLRPFFAKNNYMMTAKAREESIIYAIPIATFRPFVANNSEVLNFLLESFATNTRNPKDKENLNGKLISDNVFYSDQQSEMQYFQSLSYNNSPLITTKNAIVQDVAQLMTEALINNIIVCDNTIPIGIVTDTDMRSKIATGRFPITISVDKIMSSPVITVLENVSLAEAQLLMLKHNVTHLCVTQDGTNQSSIKGIISERDLIVAQASNPGVLIKEIKRSQTPKDLKQIRERLSDLIQNSIHKNIPLSHVNNIASEINMAIIKRSVELSILDLGSPPARFAWLSIGSQGRKEQLLLTDQDSILIFEDVTPDKYRDVKDYFLKLGKKTTATLEKVGYELCPNGHMGSNMLWCKSLTDWTKQYNSWMNTPGENSNDLSSIFFDYEIAFGEQRIEEAIGNVIFKNAQNNTLFFDFLGNDALKKNSPLSFFKKFIVEEEGPNKDKFDIKTRALMPLIDAARLFVLNYNLKGINNTYLRFKQLAITDAKNAEIYLNCAEAFLTLSKFRTLEGLKNDNSGQFINLNELSKIDKEKLKNAFAPMKELEELIKSKFQLTQFS is encoded by the coding sequence ATGAATACAATTGCTGAGCACATTGCTGATTTTTTAAAGGAATATCCACCATTTAATCACTTGACTTTCCAAGAATTATCTGAAATTGCCACAAATATTCGTGTAGTAAATTTAGAAAAACATAAAGTATTATTTCAAATTAATGATGTTTTACACGATAGTTTTTACGTTGTAGCTTCGGGAGTTATCAATTTGTCAGTCATTGCTGATGCTGAAGAAACATTATTGAACAAATGTCATGAAGGAGATATTTTTGGTTTACGTCCATTTTTTGCCAAAAACAACTATATGATGACTGCTAAAGCCCGAGAAGAAAGTATTATTTATGCTATACCTATAGCTACTTTTCGTCCTTTTGTGGCTAATAATTCTGAAGTTTTGAACTTTTTATTAGAGAGTTTTGCTACAAACACAAGAAATCCAAAAGACAAAGAAAATCTAAACGGAAAACTTATTTCGGACAATGTTTTCTATTCTGATCAGCAATCTGAAATGCAATATTTTCAGTCTCTATCATATAATAATTCTCCTTTAATTACAACAAAAAACGCGATTGTTCAGGATGTTGCACAACTGATGACAGAAGCCTTAATAAACAATATTATTGTTTGTGATAACACTATTCCTATTGGTATTGTTACAGATACTGACATGCGTTCAAAAATTGCTACTGGTCGATTTCCAATAACAATTTCGGTAGATAAAATAATGTCATCACCAGTAATAACAGTTTTAGAAAATGTTTCTCTTGCTGAAGCACAATTACTGATGTTAAAGCACAATGTAACTCATTTATGCGTTACACAGGACGGTACTAATCAGTCTTCAATAAAAGGGATTATTTCCGAAAGAGATTTAATTGTTGCACAAGCCAGTAATCCTGGTGTATTAATAAAAGAAATAAAACGGTCCCAAACTCCTAAAGATTTAAAACAAATACGGGAACGACTTTCTGACCTTATTCAAAATTCAATTCATAAAAATATTCCTCTTTCTCATGTAAATAATATCGCCAGCGAAATTAATATGGCAATAATTAAACGTTCGGTAGAATTATCAATTTTAGATTTAGGCTCCCCTCCTGCTCGATTTGCTTGGTTAAGTATAGGTAGTCAAGGAAGAAAAGAGCAATTGTTATTAACGGATCAGGATAGTATTTTAATTTTTGAGGATGTTACTCCTGATAAATATAGAGATGTAAAAGATTATTTTCTTAAATTAGGAAAAAAGACTACTGCTACTTTAGAAAAAGTAGGTTATGAATTATGTCCAAACGGACATATGGGAAGTAATATGCTATGGTGTAAATCACTGACAGATTGGACAAAACAATACAACAGTTGGATGAATACTCCAGGTGAAAACAGCAATGATTTGAGCAGTATCTTTTTTGATTATGAAATTGCTTTTGGCGAACAAAGAATAGAAGAAGCTATAGGAAATGTTATTTTCAAAAATGCACAAAATAATACCCTCTTTTTTGATTTCTTAGGAAATGATGCTTTAAAGAAAAATTCCCCTTTAAGTTTTTTCAAAAAATTCATTGTTGAAGAGGAAGGCCCGAATAAAGATAAATTTGATATAAAAACCCGTGCTTTAATGCCTCTGATTGATGCAGCTCGTTTATTTGTTTTAAACTACAATTTAAAAGGAATTAACAATACCTATTTACGATTCAAACAATTAGCAATTACTGACGCCAAAAATGCAGAGATTTATCTTAATTGTGCAGAAGCCTTTTTGACATTATCAAAATTTAGAACATTAGAAGGTTTAAAAAATGACAATTCGGGTCAGTTTATAAATTTGAATGAATTATCAAAAATTGATAAAGAGAAATTAAAAAATGCTTTTGCTCCAATGAAAGAATTAGAGGAGTTAATTAAAAGTAAATTTCAACTTACACAATTTTCATAA
- a CDS encoding DUF2911 domain-containing protein, with translation MRLLKKIPFLTFALLFINFLNAQEKASPAAVATGKINDATISINYSSPSVKGRQIWGGLVPFNEVWRAGANEATTFETDKDLTIEGAKLPAGKYSFFVIPNEKECIIIFNKEPKQWGAYKYNAKQDQLRVTVKQIAASTIAEKLVYSINKDTIVLSWENWNIPFSVK, from the coding sequence ATGAGATTACTTAAAAAAATCCCCTTTTTAACCTTTGCATTATTGTTTATAAATTTCTTGAATGCTCAAGAAAAAGCAAGCCCGGCAGCTGTTGCGACAGGAAAAATTAATGACGCTACAATTAGTATTAATTATAGTAGTCCTTCTGTCAAAGGAAGACAAATTTGGGGTGGATTAGTTCCATTTAATGAGGTTTGGCGTGCTGGAGCAAATGAAGCAACTACATTTGAAACAGATAAAGACCTAACAATTGAAGGAGCTAAATTACCTGCAGGAAAATATTCTTTTTTTGTTATTCCAAATGAAAAGGAATGTATAATCATTTTTAATAAAGAACCAAAACAATGGGGAGCTTATAAATATAATGCTAAACAAGATCAGTTAAGAGTTACTGTAAAACAAATAGCTGCGTCTACAATTGCCGAGAAATTGGTTTACTCAATAAATAAAGATACTATTGTTTTAAGCTGGGAAAATTGGAATATTCCATTTTCAGTTAAATAA
- the fucP gene encoding L-fucose:H+ symporter permease, with protein MNQFKKIPIVSKELVFQFIIITILFALWGIANELTAPMVSTFKKVMPELSNLQASFVQMAFYFGYFFMAFPAALFIRKYSYKSGIILGLILYATGAFLFYPAAHYQNYTFFLISLWVITCGLAFLETTSNPLILFLGNNETATQRLNLAQAFNPIGAITGLVLAQQLVIGSIKSNSYTPETFKALSSGELASIREHDLNIISIPYIGLGIFVLAILIIIIFTKMPKTVHEEKMSISESFKKLLANKNYKNGVIAQAFYVGAQILCWTFMYQYVDNINHTFGLHITATNYNIGAMLLFLSGRWIGTAMMKNINPSKMLIYFGIGGMICVSGAILLQGMPGLISLISVSIFMSIMFPTIYGIALKDMGDEAKIGSSGLVMAIVGGALMPLLQASILDWGGPGFSDLKIFGFIPEVNFSFILPLICLAVVTLYGYSTYKSSKKSVIEKANVIVDAVF; from the coding sequence ATGAATCAATTCAAAAAAATTCCCATAGTCAGCAAAGAATTAGTTTTTCAATTTATCATAATAACCATATTATTTGCCCTTTGGGGAATAGCAAATGAATTAACAGCTCCGATGGTATCTACTTTTAAAAAGGTAATGCCTGAACTCTCCAATTTGCAGGCATCATTTGTTCAAATGGCGTTCTATTTTGGTTACTTTTTTATGGCTTTCCCAGCTGCACTTTTTATTAGAAAATACAGTTACAAATCAGGAATTATATTAGGCCTTATTTTATATGCAACTGGAGCCTTTTTGTTTTATCCTGCAGCTCATTATCAAAATTATACTTTTTTTCTTATTTCACTTTGGGTAATTACTTGTGGTTTGGCCTTTTTGGAGACAACATCAAATCCTTTGATTTTATTCTTAGGTAACAACGAAACGGCAACACAACGTTTAAATTTAGCTCAAGCATTCAATCCAATTGGAGCTATAACAGGATTAGTGTTGGCACAGCAATTGGTTATTGGAAGCATAAAATCAAATAGTTATACGCCGGAAACATTCAAAGCCTTATCTTCGGGTGAATTAGCATCTATTAGAGAACATGATTTAAATATTATTAGTATTCCTTATATTGGATTAGGAATTTTTGTATTAGCCATTTTGATTATCATCATCTTTACTAAAATGCCAAAAACGGTTCATGAAGAAAAAATGTCTATATCTGAATCATTCAAAAAATTATTGGCTAACAAAAATTATAAAAATGGAGTAATTGCGCAAGCATTTTACGTAGGTGCACAAATCTTATGTTGGACTTTTATGTACCAATATGTTGATAATATCAATCATACATTTGGGCTACATATAACTGCAACAAACTACAATATTGGAGCAATGTTATTATTTTTATCAGGAAGATGGATAGGTACAGCTATGATGAAAAATATAAATCCTTCAAAAATGCTAATATATTTTGGTATTGGAGGAATGATTTGCGTATCTGGAGCGATACTATTACAAGGAATGCCTGGATTGATTTCATTAATTTCAGTATCAATTTTCATGTCAATTATGTTCCCTACAATCTATGGTATTGCTTTAAAAGATATGGGAGATGAAGCTAAAATTGGATCTTCAGGTTTGGTTATGGCAATTGTAGGTGGAGCATTAATGCCATTATTGCAAGCAAGTATATTAGATTGGGGAGGACCTGGGTTTTCAGATTTGAAAATTTTTGGATTTATTCCTGAAGTAAATTTCTCGTTTATTTTACCTTTAATCTGTTTGGCTGTTGTTACTTTATATGGTTATAGCACTTATAAATCATCAAAAAAGAGTGTAATTGAAAAGGCTAACGTAATCGTAGACGCAGTATTTTAA
- a CDS encoding carbohydrate kinase has product MKKKLKGVCFGEILFDVFLEHKKIGGAPLNVASRLSSLGGEVSVISGVGNDLHGKELIEYLNVSGINTDAVQVKDNYPTGLVNVILNEKGNASYDINYPSAWDKIETSNENISIVKNADFFVYGSLSSRDSVSRNTLDQLLAVAKYKIFDVNLRVPHYTKKNVLDLLQESDFIKFNDDELNEICEDLNSNKKSLEQNIKFIAKETNTDTVCVTLGSHGAVLYCNDTFYHNCGFKVNVVDTVGSGDSFLASLIIMLLNGEDPQYAINFASAVGAIVAQNEGANPIILQSEIEDFLCGFEHTNSDVKKSNTFQTIN; this is encoded by the coding sequence ATGAAAAAAAAATTAAAAGGTGTTTGTTTTGGAGAAATCCTTTTTGATGTATTTCTGGAACATAAAAAAATTGGTGGAGCTCCGCTAAATGTGGCTTCAAGATTAAGTTCGCTAGGAGGGGAGGTTTCCGTTATCAGTGGAGTAGGGAACGATTTACACGGAAAAGAATTAATAGAGTATTTGAATGTTTCAGGAATTAATACTGATGCTGTTCAAGTAAAGGATAATTATCCAACGGGTTTAGTCAATGTTATTTTGAATGAGAAAGGAAATGCATCGTATGATATCAATTATCCATCGGCTTGGGACAAAATTGAAACTTCAAATGAGAATATTTCAATCGTAAAAAATGCAGATTTTTTTGTTTACGGAAGTCTGTCTTCAAGAGATTCAGTTTCCAGAAATACATTGGATCAACTTTTAGCTGTAGCCAAATATAAAATATTTGATGTGAATTTAAGAGTGCCGCATTACACCAAGAAAAATGTTTTGGATTTATTACAAGAATCTGATTTCATTAAGTTTAACGATGATGAGTTAAATGAAATTTGCGAAGATTTAAATTCAAATAAAAAGTCATTGGAGCAAAATATTAAATTCATTGCAAAGGAAACCAATACAGATACTGTATGTGTTACTTTAGGATCTCATGGAGCAGTATTATATTGTAATGACACTTTTTATCATAATTGCGGCTTCAAAGTAAATGTAGTCGATACTGTGGGGTCCGGAGATTCTTTTTTAGCTTCATTAATCATAATGTTGCTCAATGGAGAAGACCCTCAATATGCAATTAATTTCGCTAGTGCTGTAGGCGCTATTGTTGCTCAAAACGAAGGTGCCAATCCTATAATTCTGCAATCAGAAATAGAGGATTTTTTATGTGGTTTTGAACACACTAATTCTGATGTAAAAAAATCAAACACATTTCAAACAATTAATTAA
- a CDS encoding sugar phosphate isomerase/epimerase: MPIFGTTILSFISGWTAEGGLFAIEKTAEYGFDMLEIILPASLDFDAKKTKKLLDENHISGRCTLNLPKNCHITLYPEQATSLIKLALDKVAEMEGDFLGGVLHSSIGTFTGNPCTKEERIIIQQVFSEVADYANKNNITIAPEPINRYESYVFTTADEVLNMIEGIGKSNIGLHLDTFHMNIEEQNFYDPIIRAGNRLKHVHITESDRGMTGEGNVHWDYFFKALAAINYQGPLVLENFSSEIKALVGPTSLWRPSKYNSEDLAKGSLAFMREMVSKWYTIQI, from the coding sequence ATGCCAATTTTTGGAACAACAATTTTATCTTTTATCTCCGGATGGACTGCTGAAGGAGGTCTTTTTGCAATAGAAAAAACTGCTGAATATGGTTTTGATATGCTTGAAATTATTTTACCGGCTTCATTAGATTTTGATGCTAAAAAAACAAAAAAACTACTTGATGAAAACCATATTTCAGGGCGTTGCACGTTGAATTTACCCAAAAACTGTCACATTACTTTATACCCAGAGCAAGCCACATCGCTTATTAAATTAGCTCTTGATAAAGTAGCTGAAATGGAAGGTGATTTTTTAGGAGGGGTTTTACATTCTTCCATTGGGACATTCACAGGAAATCCATGTACAAAAGAGGAAAGGATAATCATTCAGCAAGTATTTAGTGAAGTTGCTGATTATGCAAATAAAAATAATATTACGATTGCTCCTGAACCCATTAATCGGTACGAAAGTTATGTATTTACAACAGCTGATGAAGTCTTAAATATGATCGAAGGTATTGGCAAATCTAATATAGGATTGCATCTTGATACTTTTCACATGAATATTGAAGAACAGAATTTCTATGATCCGATTATTCGTGCAGGCAATAGGTTGAAACATGTGCATATAACCGAAAGTGATCGCGGTATGACTGGTGAAGGCAATGTACATTGGGATTATTTTTTTAAAGCTTTAGCAGCAATTAATTATCAAGGTCCGCTAGTCTTGGAGAATTTTTCTTCCGAAATCAAAGCATTAGTTGGGCCAACTTCCTTGTGGAGGCCTTCAAAATACAACTCGGAAGATCTCGCTAAAGGTAGTCTTGCTTTTATGAGGGAAATGGTCAGTAAATGGTACACTATTCAAATATAA